One Brachyspira suanatina DNA segment encodes these proteins:
- a CDS encoding sigma-54-dependent transcriptional regulator, whose translation MPKILVIDDEKNIRDGIKKSLEFEGYEVVTAENGEKGIETVYKGGIDLVITDLKMPEKTGEEFLKDILDFDKHIPVIVLTGHGNVETAVEMMRLGAYDFMTKPFNLDKMLLIIARALESKNIKKTNETLESRVDYHESFYGMIGHSPKILKVYEAIKQVARTKATVLIEGESGTGKELVASAIHQISDRAKQPYITVNCAALSEGVLESELFGHEKGSFTGAIDKKIGRFEAANKGTIFLDEIGEINQTVQVKLLRVLEERVIERVGSNTPIEVDIRVIAATNKKLSEEIKEGKFREDLYYRLNVIKIEMPPLRERREDIPLLIDNFIKEFSKVHSIEIKSVDKKVYKILSSLQWEGNVRELRNTIETMVVMCKDGKIDESNIPDWALKNSDSNFVVENDVTLEELERMYINHLLSNNNFNKAQVAKILGIERATLYRKLKEDSKDAKE comes from the coding sequence ATGCCTAAAATATTAGTAATAGATGATGAGAAAAATATAAGAGATGGTATTAAAAAATCATTGGAATTTGAAGGTTATGAAGTTGTAACTGCTGAAAACGGCGAGAAAGGAATAGAAACTGTTTATAAAGGCGGAATTGATTTAGTTATAACTGATTTAAAAATGCCTGAAAAAACAGGTGAGGAATTTTTAAAAGATATTTTAGATTTTGATAAGCATATACCTGTAATAGTATTAACTGGGCATGGAAATGTTGAAACTGCTGTTGAAATGATGAGGCTTGGTGCTTATGATTTTATGACAAAGCCTTTCAATCTTGATAAAATGCTCCTTATTATAGCAAGAGCTTTAGAGAGTAAAAATATTAAGAAGACTAATGAAACTCTTGAGAGCAGAGTGGATTATCATGAAAGTTTCTACGGTATGATAGGGCATAGTCCTAAAATATTAAAGGTTTATGAGGCAATAAAACAGGTTGCAAGAACTAAGGCTACAGTATTGATAGAAGGCGAGAGCGGAACAGGTAAGGAATTAGTTGCTAGTGCTATTCATCAAATATCAGATAGAGCTAAACAACCTTATATAACTGTAAACTGTGCGGCACTTTCAGAAGGTGTTTTGGAAAGCGAATTATTCGGACATGAAAAAGGTTCTTTTACAGGGGCTATTGATAAAAAAATTGGAAGATTTGAGGCTGCTAATAAAGGTACTATATTTTTGGATGAAATAGGGGAGATAAATCAAACTGTTCAGGTAAAACTTTTAAGAGTACTTGAGGAGAGGGTTATAGAAAGGGTAGGATCTAATACCCCAATTGAAGTTGATATAAGAGTTATTGCTGCTACAAATAAAAAATTATCAGAGGAAATAAAAGAGGGTAAATTTAGAGAGGATTTGTATTATAGGCTTAATGTCATAAAAATAGAAATGCCTCCTCTTAGAGAAAGAAGGGAAGATATACCTCTTTTGATAGATAATTTTATTAAAGAGTTTTCTAAAGTACATTCTATAGAAATAAAATCGGTTGATAAGAAAGTGTATAAAATATTGTCTTCATTGCAATGGGAAGGAAATGTAAGAGAGCTTAGAAACACAATAGAAACTATGGTTGTTATGTGTAAAGACGGAAAAATTGATGAGAGCAATATACCTGATTGGGCTTTAAAAAATAGCGACAGTAATTTTGTAGTTGAAAATGATGTTACATTAGAAGAACTTGAAAGAATGTATATTAATCATTTGCTTAGTAATAATAATTTTAATAAGGCTCAGGTTGCTAAAATACTTGGAATTGAAAGAGCCACTCTTTACAGAAAATTAAAAGAAGATAGTAAAGATGCTAAAGAATAA
- a CDS encoding two-component system sensor histidine kinase NtrB encodes MNRRNQFFDKILQNFDKVSDNEKKKVFKRLSTLWYSQNIILENLEEGIIAIDDKNAIQGINKKACFLFSIPRNSEGKALSKYMSSTDIGRSILELIKDNISDTKLLKDDENERILQINILPIGDSGRIIGTLIKAFDITKTYESAQKLKRAEQLASLTTLAAGVAHEIKNPLGSISIYVQLIDKIIKKNMDNECQCYKDFKEYSDIIKEEISRLEETINSFLFSVRKLELNIEDVNINELILSTIAFLKYEIEKNNINIDVKFDKDNLILKLDEKYIKQSLINIIQNAIDAMSYNADDKKKEIFIKLKTVDNYAVISIKDTGIGIKEESLGKIFEPYFTTKRHGTGLGLTNVVRIIEAHNGNVTIESEYGNGSEFIIKLPLQQENQKFLETDL; translated from the coding sequence ATGAATAGAAGAAATCAGTTTTTTGATAAAATACTGCAGAATTTCGATAAAGTTTCTGATAATGAAAAGAAGAAAGTTTTTAAAAGGCTGTCAACTCTTTGGTATTCTCAAAACATTATTTTAGAAAATCTTGAAGAGGGTATAATAGCAATAGACGATAAGAATGCTATACAAGGAATAAATAAAAAAGCCTGCTTTCTCTTTTCAATACCTAGAAATTCTGAAGGAAAAGCTCTTTCAAAATATATGTCATCAACTGATATAGGAAGATCTATATTAGAACTTATAAAAGATAATATTTCAGATACAAAATTATTAAAAGATGATGAAAATGAAAGGATACTTCAGATAAATATACTTCCGATAGGAGATAGCGGAAGAATAATAGGTACGCTCATAAAAGCATTCGATATTACTAAAACCTATGAAAGTGCTCAGAAACTTAAAAGAGCCGAACAATTGGCTTCTCTTACTACACTTGCAGCAGGAGTAGCCCATGAAATAAAAAATCCTCTAGGTTCTATTTCCATATATGTACAGCTTATAGATAAGATAATAAAAAAGAATATGGATAATGAATGCCAATGCTATAAAGATTTTAAAGAGTATTCTGATATTATTAAAGAAGAAATAAGCAGACTAGAGGAAACTATCAATTCATTTTTATTTTCTGTGCGTAAATTAGAACTAAATATTGAAGATGTTAATATAAATGAACTTATTTTATCTACTATAGCATTTTTGAAATATGAGATAGAAAAGAATAATATTAATATTGATGTTAAATTTGATAAGGATAATCTTATATTAAAATTAGATGAGAAATATATAAAGCAATCTTTAATTAATATAATACAGAATGCTATAGATGCTATGAGTTATAATGCAGATGATAAAAAGAAAGAAATTTTTATAAAACTTAAAACTGTTGATAATTATGCAGTGATAAGTATAAAAGACACAGGTATCGGAATAAAAGAAGAATCTCTTGGCAAAATATTCGAGCCTTATTTTACAACTAAAAGACATGGTACAGGACTCGGACTTACAAATGTAGTTCGTATAATAGAAGCACATAATGGAAATGTAACTATAGAAAGCGAATATGGAAATGGAAGTGAGTTTATCATAAAACTGCCTTTGCAGCAGGAGAATCAAAAATTTTTAGAAACGGATTTATAA
- a CDS encoding PTS transporter subunit EIIB has protein sequence MESNKKDVKFMLPMDLLGGRENIVKVNNCATRLRLEVKDANKVNAEEIKKYYPVVQKINDTEVHIVVGTDASELAESLRRIIAFDYDPSSMAMTLIPLVGGRENIVKVNNCATRVRLEVVNADKVNEEKYYPVIQKISAKEVHVLVGTKASEVANELSKILNISDNNTNTNYSYRAWLLFPMLGGIENVVKINNCATRLRLELKDANKVNIEEIKKYYPAVQKISDTELHIVIGTDASLFADAFRKIFESHKFKTALILPLVGGIDNITKVTNCATRLRLEIKDINKVDIESIKKYYPAVEKISDHEIHIVVGIDANLLANEFKKFVI, from the coding sequence ATGGAATCAAATAAAAAAGATGTTAAATTTATGCTCCCTATGGATTTACTTGGAGGCAGAGAAAATATAGTAAAAGTAAACAACTGTGCTACTAGATTAAGACTAGAAGTAAAAGATGCAAATAAAGTAAATGCTGAAGAAATAAAGAAATATTATCCTGTTGTACAGAAAATAAATGATACAGAAGTTCATATAGTAGTTGGTACAGATGCAAGCGAACTTGCTGAATCTTTAAGAAGAATAATAGCTTTTGATTATGATCCTTCTAGTATGGCTATGACTCTTATTCCTTTGGTTGGAGGAAGAGAAAATATAGTAAAAGTAAATAATTGTGCTACTAGAGTTAGACTTGAAGTTGTGAATGCTGATAAAGTTAATGAAGAGAAATATTATCCTGTAATACAGAAAATAAGTGCTAAAGAGGTTCATGTATTAGTAGGCACTAAGGCTTCTGAGGTTGCTAATGAATTATCAAAGATTTTAAATATCTCTGACAATAATACAAATACAAACTATTCTTATAGAGCTTGGCTTCTTTTTCCTATGCTTGGTGGAATAGAAAATGTTGTAAAAATAAATAATTGTGCTACTAGATTAAGACTTGAATTAAAAGATGCTAATAAAGTAAATATTGAAGAAATAAAGAAATATTATCCTGCTGTACAGAAAATAAGTGATACAGAGCTTCATATAGTAATTGGTACGGATGCAAGTTTATTTGCTGATGCTTTTAGAAAAATATTTGAAAGCCATAAATTCAAAACAGCTTTAATTCTTCCATTGGTAGGCGGTATAGATAATATAACTAAAGTTACTAATTGTGCTACTAGATTAAGATTAGAAATTAAAGATATTAATAAAGTAGATATTGAAAGTATTAAGAAATATTATCCTGCTGTTGAAAAGATAAGTGATCATGAGATTCATATTGTAGTTGGTATTGATGCTAATTTACTTGCCAATGAATTTAAAAAATTTGTAATTTAA
- the nagE gene encoding N-acetylglucosamine-specific PTS transporter subunit IIBC, whose protein sequence is MFNYLQRIGKSLMVPVAVLPAAAILLGIGYWIDPNGWGGGSPVAAFFIKAGGSIIDNMPILFAIGVAFGMSKDRNGSAALAGLVAFLVVTTLLAPATVGMIQSKPVEQVPAGFAKINNQFIGILCGVIAGGLYNKFSEIKLPEFLAFFSGRRFVPIITSVVMMVVSFILMVIWPAIYGGLVAFGEAIIGLGPIGAGIYGFFNRLLIPVGLHHALNSVFWFDVAGINDIPNFLGGQASIDAGTATIGVTGMYQAGFFPIMMFGLLGACLAFIKNAKPENRNKIKSIMLAAGFASFFTGVTEPIEFSFMFVAPVLYVIHALLTCISLIISASFKWMAGFGFSAGLIDLLLSTKNPLACNWYMLIIQGIVFFVLYFVIFNFAIQKFNLKTPGREDDDDVEVTVTSSGDASYAEKALLLLPLLGGIENIVDIDNCATRLRLEVKDNTIIQAAEIKKIFPGVLTPGKTSVQVIVGPKVQFLADEFKKVAKK, encoded by the coding sequence ATGTTTAATTATCTACAAAGAATAGGTAAGTCCCTAATGGTTCCAGTTGCTGTATTGCCTGCAGCAGCTATTCTATTGGGTATCGGTTATTGGATTGACCCAAATGGATGGGGCGGCGGAAGTCCTGTTGCAGCTTTCTTTATTAAAGCTGGAGGATCTATTATAGACAATATGCCTATACTTTTCGCTATTGGTGTTGCTTTCGGTATGTCCAAAGATAGAAATGGTTCTGCTGCTTTAGCTGGTTTGGTTGCTTTTCTTGTTGTAACAACTCTTTTAGCTCCTGCTACAGTTGGTATGATTCAAAGTAAACCTGTAGAGCAAGTTCCTGCTGGTTTTGCTAAAATCAATAACCAATTTATAGGTATATTATGCGGTGTTATAGCAGGAGGTTTATATAATAAATTTTCTGAAATCAAATTGCCTGAATTTTTGGCATTCTTCAGCGGAAGAAGATTCGTACCAATAATTACATCTGTAGTTATGATGGTAGTATCTTTCATCTTAATGGTTATTTGGCCTGCTATTTACGGCGGTTTAGTAGCATTTGGTGAAGCTATAATCGGTCTTGGTCCTATAGGAGCAGGTATTTATGGTTTCTTCAATAGATTATTAATCCCTGTTGGTTTGCACCATGCTCTTAACTCAGTATTCTGGTTTGACGTTGCTGGTATTAATGATATACCTAATTTCTTAGGAGGACAGGCTTCTATAGATGCTGGTACAGCTACAATAGGTGTTACAGGTATGTATCAGGCTGGTTTCTTCCCTATTATGATGTTCGGACTTTTAGGTGCTTGTTTAGCTTTCATCAAAAATGCTAAGCCTGAAAATAGAAATAAAATTAAATCTATAATGTTGGCTGCTGGTTTTGCTAGCTTCTTTACTGGTGTTACTGAACCTATAGAATTCTCATTTATGTTTGTGGCTCCTGTATTATATGTAATACATGCTTTACTTACTTGTATTTCTTTGATTATTTCTGCTAGCTTTAAATGGATGGCTGGATTTGGATTCTCAGCTGGTTTAATAGACTTGCTTCTTTCTACTAAAAACCCACTAGCTTGTAACTGGTATATGTTGATTATACAAGGTATAGTATTCTTTGTATTATATTTTGTTATATTTAATTTTGCTATACAAAAATTCAATCTTAAAACTCCTGGAAGAGAAGATGATGATGATGTAGAAGTTACTGTAACATCTTCTGGTGATGCTTCTTATGCAGAAAAAGCATTGTTACTTCTTCCTTTACTTGGCGGTATAGAAAACATAGTTGATATTGATAACTGTGCAACTAGATTAAGATTAGAAGTAAAAGATAATACTATAATACAAGCTGCTGAAATTAAAAAGATATTCCCTGGTGTATTAACTCCTGGTAAAACTTCTGTACAAGTGATTGTAGGACCTAAAGTACAATTCTTAGCAGATGAATTTAAGAAAGTTGCTAAAAAATAA
- a CDS encoding tRNA dihydrouridine synthase, whose amino-acid sequence MKRNILIEGVNIPSRFFLAPMAGYTDYVFRRLSRKFGAGLLITELVSAAALARQVKKTYRYMEHKEDEYPISLQLFGANEDDYKRAIEITDLSGFSFIDINMGCPTKKVVKNNGGAGLLEDTDKMISVLNAVKSVSPLPVSVKIRLGLKRGEGGEIERALAMKENGACFLTLHGRYASDMYRGTADWEAIAKIKEALGEDYILIGNGDIKNKEDAVKAFNISKVDGIMVGRGAIGNPWIFTELNTIFEDNDEYNNEIKEEDNLKNIIKEHINGCCELYGEVSGIHFMRKFIMKYLTGYRMENKIELMKCENKEELFKILDNIII is encoded by the coding sequence ATGAAAAGAAATATATTAATAGAAGGAGTAAATATACCATCAAGATTTTTTTTAGCACCTATGGCTGGATATACAGACTATGTATTTAGAAGATTATCAAGAAAATTCGGAGCAGGACTTTTAATAACAGAATTAGTAAGCGCCGCTGCTTTAGCCAGACAGGTAAAAAAAACTTATAGGTATATGGAACATAAGGAAGATGAATACCCTATATCACTTCAGCTATTCGGTGCAAATGAAGATGATTATAAGAGAGCCATAGAAATAACAGATTTAAGCGGTTTTTCTTTTATAGATATTAATATGGGATGTCCTACAAAAAAAGTGGTAAAAAATAATGGAGGTGCGGGACTTTTAGAAGATACTGATAAAATGATTTCAGTATTAAATGCTGTAAAAAGTGTATCACCTTTACCTGTAAGCGTTAAAATAAGATTAGGACTAAAAAGAGGTGAAGGCGGAGAAATAGAAAGAGCTTTAGCTATGAAAGAAAATGGAGCATGCTTTTTAACATTACATGGAAGATATGCAAGTGACATGTACAGAGGAACAGCTGATTGGGAAGCTATAGCAAAAATAAAAGAAGCATTAGGTGAAGATTATATTTTAATAGGAAACGGAGACATAAAAAATAAAGAAGATGCTGTAAAGGCATTCAATATATCTAAAGTTGATGGAATAATGGTAGGACGAGGTGCTATAGGAAATCCTTGGATATTTACAGAACTTAATACTATATTCGAAGATAACGATGAATATAATAATGAAATAAAAGAAGAAGACAATTTAAAAAATATAATAAAAGAACATATAAACGGATGCTGCGAACTTTATGGAGAAGTTAGCGGAATACATTTTATGCGTAAGTTTATTATGAAATATCTTACCGGATATAGAATGGAAAATAAAATAGAACTTATGAAATGTGAAAACAAAGAAGAATTATTTAAAATATTGGATAACATTATAATATAA
- a CDS encoding GAF domain-containing SpoIIE family protein phosphatase, protein MDIYDIVDDPEKQLEVFSGIIKRMNASNDHDETLITIISEIKTIMYTDSILLYLVDQELYNLHYEMSIGPLGSKFFGNIIDNEKPLAVRAYTTSCSLYSNDPQEDSAFIPMKEILGEDLKNILFVPLKVRKKNIGSLFLINKKNGKFIEKDTVVMSLFANLVSLALVNKMVYDRAQSRAYEVGALYQMSISINKCETIEEILNDNISIVCEAFEVHRVSVILKENGVFKFKAGIGIDENVLKYGVVTVDDNVLAEVLRTGKPVYSIDVDRDIRFRPNKNLRYTRNSFMVAPIVGKDEIIGFLSATERNINKAFNLSNLSLLEMLAQQIGENYMHVLLSEESKIKESLTEEINFTEQLQKSVLPKEFPSNGLFDIAAVSIPSKNVGGDFYDYIKISDTKYGLVIADVSGKGLGAGFFMTMTRSILRVYFSEMDDPAKILESTNKHIYKDSNNGMFVTCFLIVIDTENKTITYSNAGHLPQFLIKKYSISTLDSIHEMHTHGKPLGFIENATYQNKQIPYSSSDTIVLFTDGITETFNKSEEEYGEERLKSLLKNDYDNAKELVDDIVNETISFRGKTPQFDDITLLVARLLN, encoded by the coding sequence GTGGATATATATGATATAGTTGACGATCCAGAAAAGCAGTTGGAAGTATTTTCTGGAATTATTAAAAGAATGAATGCAAGTAATGATCATGATGAAACTTTGATTACTATTATATCTGAAATAAAAACTATAATGTATACAGATTCTATATTATTATATTTAGTAGATCAAGAATTATATAATTTGCATTATGAAATGTCCATAGGACCTCTAGGAAGCAAATTTTTTGGTAATATTATAGATAATGAAAAACCTTTAGCAGTAAGAGCATATACTACATCTTGCTCTTTATATTCTAATGATCCTCAGGAAGATTCTGCGTTTATACCTATGAAAGAGATTCTAGGGGAAGATTTAAAAAATATATTATTTGTGCCTTTAAAAGTAAGAAAGAAAAATATAGGTTCTTTATTTTTAATTAATAAGAAGAATGGTAAATTTATAGAAAAAGATACTGTTGTAATGTCATTATTTGCTAATCTTGTATCTTTGGCTTTAGTTAATAAAATGGTATATGACAGAGCACAATCAAGAGCTTATGAGGTTGGTGCTTTATATCAAATGTCTATTTCTATTAATAAATGCGAAACTATTGAAGAAATACTTAATGATAATATAAGTATAGTTTGTGAGGCATTTGAGGTACATAGAGTATCTGTAATATTGAAAGAGAATGGTGTTTTCAAATTTAAAGCAGGAATAGGTATTGATGAGAATGTACTTAAATATGGTGTTGTAACAGTTGATGATAACGTTCTTGCTGAAGTGCTTCGTACTGGTAAGCCAGTTTATTCTATTGATGTAGACAGAGATATTAGATTCAGACCTAATAAAAATCTTAGATATACTAGAAATAGTTTTATGGTTGCTCCTATAGTTGGAAAAGATGAGATTATAGGATTTCTTTCTGCAACTGAGAGAAATATAAATAAAGCATTTAATTTAAGCAATTTATCTCTTTTAGAAATGCTTGCTCAGCAAATTGGTGAAAATTATATGCATGTACTTTTATCTGAGGAGTCAAAAATAAAGGAATCTTTAACAGAGGAAATCAACTTTACAGAACAGCTTCAAAAAAGCGTACTTCCTAAAGAATTTCCAAGCAATGGATTATTTGATATTGCTGCTGTAAGCATACCTAGTAAGAATGTAGGCGGTGATTTTTACGATTACATAAAAATAAGCGATACTAAATACGGACTTGTTATTGCTGATGTATCAGGTAAAGGATTAGGAGCAGGATTCTTTATGACTATGACTCGTTCTATACTTAGAGTATATTTCTCTGAGATGGACGATCCTGCTAAAATATTAGAATCTACTAATAAGCATATATACAAAGATTCTAATAATGGTATGTTTGTTACATGTTTTCTTATCGTTATTGATACAGAGAATAAAACTATTACATATTCCAATGCAGGACATTTGCCTCAGTTCTTAATAAAGAAATATTCAATAAGCACTTTGGATTCTATACATGAGATGCATACTCATGGAAAGCCTTTAGGATTTATTGAAAATGCTACTTATCAAAATAAGCAAATTCCTTATTCTAGTTCTGATACTATAGTTTTGTTTACTGATGGAATTACAGAAACATTTAATAAATCTGAAGAAGAATACGGAGAGGAAAGATTAAAATCTCTTCTTAAAAATGATTATGATAATGCTAAAGAATTAGTTGATGATATAGTAAATGAAACAATTTCATTTAGAGGAAAAACTCCTCAATTTGATGATATTACTCTTTTAGTTGCAAGATTATTAAATTGA
- a CDS encoding PTS sugar transporter subunit IIA gives MGLFSKKIEIKSPIKGKLVDITEVKDEAFSTKALGDGMAIVPDEGKVYSPVDGEIITMVDSNHAIGLSSKGIEILIHIGMDTVKLGGKHFKAHVKEGDKVKVGTLLIEFDKEEVEKEYDITSPVIIPNFSELKSLTKTDPRSVSEGDVIMTAVK, from the coding sequence ATGGGATTATTCTCTAAAAAAATTGAAATAAAAAGCCCTATAAAAGGCAAATTAGTAGACATTACAGAAGTAAAAGATGAAGCTTTCTCTACAAAAGCACTTGGCGACGGAATGGCTATTGTACCAGATGAAGGAAAAGTATATTCACCTGTTGATGGAGAAATTATAACAATGGTTGATAGTAACCATGCTATAGGATTATCATCTAAAGGCATCGAAATACTTATACACATTGGAATGGATACTGTAAAATTGGGCGGTAAACACTTCAAAGCACATGTAAAAGAAGGTGATAAAGTTAAAGTAGGTACTTTATTAATAGAATTTGATAAAGAAGAGGTAGAAAAAGAATATGATATTACTTCTCCTGTTATAATACCTAATTTCTCTGAATTAAAATCATTAACTAAAACTGATCCTAGAAGTGTTTCTGAAGGTGATGTTATAATGACCGCTGTAAAATAA